Proteins encoded within one genomic window of Gambusia affinis linkage group LG23, SWU_Gaff_1.0, whole genome shotgun sequence:
- the LOC122826121 gene encoding E3 ubiquitin-protein ligase TRIM21-like, translating into MATASSFLSEEQFLCSICLDVFTDPVTIPCGHNFCKTCITKHWNISRHQQCPLCKEQFDPRPALRINTFISEMASHFRNARSLSGQVSPGSGGILCEVCTKPKQKAFKSCLVCATAYCHTHLEPHTRITVLKRHTLINPVMMCGKHERPLKLFCKTDQRCVCPSCAASDHKKHQVVALTEECEEKKKELEKTRVCVEQMIQERLLKMEQLKQSVKLSKQDAEEVTAAVVEDCSDLISSARKSLDHFIDMIVQKQKATEERAESFIKELEEEISTLMKKRSELMQLSQIEDHFHLLQNTPTMTVTAKDWTKVRVQSSCDATVRTAAAQLETIRTEMKKLCARIELARVRLYGVDVTLDPNTANPYLVMSDDGKTVQCSDVTQVLPDKPERLSAFGVLGKQSFSSGRFYYEVEVKGKTKWELGVVQESIDRKCENAICPENGYWVVWLRNSHYRALTGPSVPLVLVSEPQKVGVFVDYDEGLISFYDAEAAHLIFSFTSCNFCEKLYPYFSPCPSDGGKNSAPLIISSISHTLN; encoded by the coding sequence ATGGCGACTGCTTCCAGTTTTCTATCCGAAGAACAGTTTCTGTGCTCCATCTGTCTGGATGTGTTCACAGATCCCGTCACCATACCATGTGGACACAACTTCTGTAAGACGTGCATCACAAAGCACTGGAACATCAGCCGCCACCAGCAGTGTCCGCTGTGTAAGGAGCAGTTTGATCCCAGACCAGCTCTGCGGATCAACACCTTCATATCTGAGATGGCTTCTCACTTCAGGAATGCCAGGAGCTTGTCAGGACAAGTGTCGCCCGGCTCAGGAGGGATTCTGTGTGAAGTGTGCACCAAACCCAAACAGAAAGCCTTTAAGTCCTGCCTGGTGTGTGCTACTGCCTATTGCCATACTCACCTGGAGCCCCATACGAGAATCACAGTGCTGAAGAGACATACATTGATCAATCCAGTCATGATGTGCGGGAAGCATGAGAGGCCTCTGAAGCTGTTCTGCAAGACCGATCAGAGGTGTGTGTGTCCAAGCTGTGCTGCGTCCGACCACAAGAAGCATCAGGTTGTCGCTCTGACGGAAGAGtgtgaagaaaagaagaaagagctgGAGAAGACTAGAGTTTGTGTTGAGCAGATGATTCAGGAGAGATTACTAAAGATGGAGCAGTTGAAGCAGTCGGTGAAGCTCAGCAAGCAGGATGCGGAGGAAGTGACAGCAGCTGTTGTGGAGGACTGTTCGGATCTCATCAGTTCTGCAAGAAAAAGTCTGGATCATTTCATCGACATGATTGTACAGAAGCAGAAAGCAACAGAAGAACGGGCAGAAAGCTTCATAAAAGAGCTGGAAGAGGAAATCTCCACACTGATGAAGAAAAGATCTGAGCTGATGCAGCTGTCGCAAATCGAAGACCACTTCCATCTGCTCCAAAACACCCCAACAATGACGGTTACCGCCAAGGACTGGACCAAGGTCAGAGTCCAATCCTCCTGCGATGCGACGGTGAGGACGGCTGCAGCTCAACTGGAGACGATCAGAACAGAGATGAAGAAGCTCTGCGCTCGCATTGAACTTGCGAGAGTTCGGCTGTATGGAGTGGACGTGACTCTGGATCCAAATACTGCAAACCCCTATCTGGTGATGTCCGACGATGGGAAAACTGTACAATGCAGTGATGTTACACAGGTTCTCCCAGACAAGCCAGAGAGACTGTCCGCCTTTGGAGTCTTGGGAAAGCAAAGTTTCTCCTCAGGACGATTTTACTACGAAGTTGAAGTTAAAGGGAAAACTAAATGGGAACTAGGAGTGGTCCAAGAGTCTATCGACAGGAAGTGTGAGAACGCCATTTGCCCTGAAAATGGCTACTGGGTTGTATGGCTAAGAAACAGCCATTACAGAGCTCTTACCGGGCCCTCTGTGCCTCTGGTTTTGGTGTCTGAGCCCCAGAAGGTGGGGGTTTTTGTGGACTACGACGAGGGTCTAATTTCCTTTTATGATGCTGAGGCAGCACATCTCATCTTCTCCTTTACTAGCTGCAACTTCTGTGAGAAACTCTATCCTTACTTCAGTCCCTGTCCTAGTGACGGTGGCAAAAACTCAGCCCCTCTGATCATTTCCAGCATCAGCCACACATTAAACTGA